The following proteins are co-located in the Streptomyces sp. NBC_00435 genome:
- the rpmJ gene encoding 50S ribosomal protein L36 gives MKVKPSVKKICDKCKVIRRHGRVMVICDNLRHKQRQG, from the coding sequence ATGAAGGTCAAGCCGAGCGTCAAGAAGATCTGCGACAAGTGCAAGGTGATCCGCCGTCACGGTCGGGTCATGGTCATCTGCGACAACCTGCGCCACAAGCAGCGCCAGGGCTGA